Proteins from a single region of Echeneis naucrates chromosome 14, fEcheNa1.1, whole genome shotgun sequence:
- the igsf5a gene encoding immunoglobulin superfamily member 5 has product MTMSWKSWPSLFHVCLLLCATPAFSQKFDLEPMNSTVLQGTDAHFKTTVHKPWDIMIWSVKDNLVLTFSKMNGIIPPPPEGFHAHLCPNTTDCVEFIIYNVHRNQSGPVTCAVQGDFGEVTAELHVQVNGTVSIMREYTTVEQDQQVEFHCVTTGWLPSPTVSWRRNGLVVNSNNYNTTSVEDGELFNSTSVLKFQAVSNTTVECQAKVSSLLHTQASSVFLVVVPRPPDWTVLIAVVTSFGGFALLVLLIIGIIFCCKRRKEKQTNYQDELRRVRTQSQLSVVTAQTDGKVNRGYLPDIQTGGTPSDHTNSGYLNNKKQNGNSNQAGNICNKAFNTLEDADLRKHRHATIV; this is encoded by the exons ATGACTATGTCCTGGAAATCTTGGCCCAGCCTCTTCCATGTGTGTTTATTACTATGTGCGACTCCAG CTTTTTCTCAAAAGTTTGACCTGGAACCGATGAATTCAACAGTCCTGCAGGGAACTGATGCGCATTTCAAAACAACTGTGCACAAACCTTGGGACATCATGATCTGGAGCGTCAAAGATAATCTGGTTCTGACCTTCTCAAAAATGAATGGCATCATACCCCCACCACCAGAAGGCTTTCATGCACATTTATGCCCTAATACCACTGACTGTGTGGAGTTCATAATCTATAACGTCCACCGCAATCAGTCTGGCCCAGTCACCTGTGCTGTACAAGGGGACTTTGGGGAAGTCACCGCAGAGCTCCATGTGCAAG TGAATGGTACAGTTAGCATCATGCGGGAGTACACAACAGTGGAACAAGACCAGCAGGTGGAGTTCCACTGCGTGACAACCGGTTGGCTCCCCAGCCCCACTGTCAGCTGGAGGCGAAATGGTCTCGTTGTAAACAGCAACAACTACAACACCACCAGTGTGGAAGATGGGGAGTTGTTCAACTCCACCAGCGTCCTCAAATTCCAGGCAGTCAGCAACACCACAGTGGAGTGTCAGGCAAAGGTGTCAAGCCTGCTACACACACAAGCCAGCTCTGTCTTCCTGGTGGTTG TTCCAAGGCCTCCAGATTGGACTGTGCTAATTGCCGTGGTTACATCTTTTGGAGGTTTTGCGCTGCTGGTTTTACTCATCATTGGAATCATCTTTTGCTGCAAACGCAGAAAGGAAAAAC AAACCAACTACCAAGATGAACTGAG GAGAGTGAGGACACAGAGCCAGCTAAGTGTtgtcacagcacagacagatggTAAAGTGAACAGAGGGTACTTGCCAGACATTCAAACAG GTGGCACCCCCAGTGACCATACCAACAGTGGCTACTTGAATAACAAG AAGCAAAATGGGAACAGTAACCAGGCAGGAAATATCTGCAATAAGGCCTTCAACACTCTGGAGGACGCAGACCTCAGGAAACACAGACATGCTACCATTGTGTAA